One Cicer arietinum cultivar CDC Frontier isolate Library 1 chromosome 8, Cicar.CDCFrontier_v2.0, whole genome shotgun sequence DNA segment encodes these proteins:
- the LOC101492812 gene encoding F-box/kelch-repeat protein At1g23390, translating to MVATQNKPQEEAPIHGDVLESIFSHVPLIELIPSCHVSTAWNRAVSSSLNHVRRIKPWLIILTQTTRVSRVITSHAYDPRSHAWLKIIKHQPLINKTREISAVRTSHSTLLYTISPSEFTFSLDALHLDWHQAPSPRVWRTDPIVAKVGTRVVVAGGACEFEDDPLAVELYDMESRAWVTCKSMPAMLKSASASTWISVTVVGENMLVTEKNSGVTYSFNTITMTWEGPYDLRPDRSVFYCVTGVLSGKLAVAGLVGEAGDVRDVKLWAVKGELGSGMEEIGSMPKEMVEKLKGGSEFGSVEVVWVGDFVFLRNTLVPEELVVCEVLDGNLCEWKSVMNAAVNGGTRMVFCGGDVQMEDLQRAVLSEKRTFCMK from the coding sequence atggTTGCAACACAAAACAAACCCCAAGAAGAAGCACCCATCCATGGCGATGTTTTAGAATCCATATTCTCGCACGTGCCACTCATCGAACTTATTCCCTCTTGCCACGTGTCAACAGCTTGGAACCGTGCGGTTTCTTCATCACTCAACCACGTCAGACGCATAAAACCATGGCTCATAATTCTCACCCAGACCACACGCGTCTCGCGCGTGATAACTTCGCACGCTTACGACCCTCGCTCGCACGCGTGGCTTAAGATAATTAAACACCAACCGTTGATCAACAAAACTCGCGAAATCTCCGCCGTTAGAACGTCTCACTCAACGCTTCTCTACACGATATCTCCGTCGGAATTTACTTTTTCACTTGACGCACTTCATCTTGATTGGCACCAAGCGCCTTCTCCACGCGTGTGGCGCACGGATCCAATAGTTGCTAAAGTCGGAACGCGCGTGGTTGTTGCTGGCGGCGCGTGTGAATTCGAGGATGATCCGCTTGCTGTTGAATTGTACGACATGGAGAGCCGTGCCTGGGTCACGTGTAAATCAATGCCGGCAATGCTGAAGAGCGCGTCGGCCTCCACGTGGATTTCAGTTACCGTCGTCGGAGAAAATATGCTCGTGACGGAGAAGAATTCCGGCGTGACTTACTCGTTCAATACCATTACGATGACATGGGAAGGACCTTACGATCTGCGTCCCGATCGGAGCGTTTTCTACTGCGTCACCGGAGTGTTGTCGGGGAAATTGGCGGTGGCCGGATTAGTTGGTGAAGCGGGGGATGTGAGAGACGTGAAACTGTGGGCAGTTAAAGGGGAATTAGGTTCGGGAATGGAAGAAATCGGTTCGATGCCGAAGGAGATGGTGGAGAAGCTGAAAGGTGGTTCGGAGTTTGGTTCGGTTGAAGTGGTTTGGGTTGGGGATTTTGTTTTCTTGCGCAACACGTTGGTACCTGAAGAATTGGTTGTGTGTGAAGTTTTGGATGGGAATTTGTGTGAGTGGAAGAGTGTGATGAACGCGGCGGTGAACGGCGGAACGAGGATGGTGTTTTGCGGCGGTGACGTGCAAATGGAGGATCTGCAGAGAGCAGTTTTGTCGGAGAAAAGGACATTTTGCATGAAATag
- the LOC140919121 gene encoding uncharacterized protein — MEKRFVKSDKAETSSLLQNLISMKYQGKGNIREHIMMMSNIASKLKGLKLELSDDLLIHLVLLSLPSQFSQFKVTYNCQKEKWTLNELISLCVQEEDRLKQDRTESAHFTSISKDKGKRKRIEEPKNKAAAKGPEQKKQTTDNNCFFCRSSGHVKKDCAKYHAWRVKKGLPELPKA, encoded by the exons atggaaaaacgctttgtaaaaagtgataaggctgaaacaagttctttgcttcagaatttaatttccatgaagtatcaaggcaagggaaatataagagagcacattatgatgatgtccaacattgcttctaagcttaaaggtctaaagcttgagttgtcagatgacttactcattcatttagtattgctgtctcttccttcgcaattcagtcagtttaaggtgacttataattgtcaaaaggagaaatggactcttaatgagctcatttcattatgtgtgcaagaagaggacaggctgaagcaagataggactgaaagtgctcactttactagcatctctaaagacaagggcaaaaggaaaagaattgaggagcccaagaacaaagctgctgctaagggtccagaacaaaagaagcagactacggataacaactgcttcttctgcaggagttctggacacgtgaagaaggattgtgccaaatatcacgcttggcgtgttaagaaag ggttgcctgaacttccgaaagcctag